The DNA region AATTTTTAATTTAATTATTATATTTTCATAGTTTATCTCGCAAAAATTAAAGGATTTCAATGTCCAAAGATATAAAATTTAATTTCTTAAACTCTGATGAAGAAGAAAGATATCAAAAACATTTGACCCTCAAAGAGATAGGTTATGAGGGCCAACTAAATCTTAAAAACAGCTCAGTATTATGCATTGGAGCAGGTGGGCTTGGTTCTTCCGTTTTGCTTTATTTAGCTGCAGCAGGAATTGGGAGAATTGGAATAGTTGATAACGATCAAGTTGAAAAGTCTAATCTCCAGAGACAGATAATTCATGAAACAAATACTATTGGCAATCTTAAAATTGATTCTGCTCGGGAAAGAATTAAAAAATTCAATCCTAATTGTGAAATATTAACCTTTTCAGAGAGAATAAATCCTAAAAATGCTCTTGAATTAATAAAGGAGTTTGATGTTATTTGTGATTGCTCAGATAACTTTGGAACAAGATATTTAATAAATGATTCATGCCTGATATTAAATAAACCCCTAGTCTTTGGAAGTGTACAAGGCTTTGAAGGGCAAGTGAGTGTTTTCAATTTATATAAAAATAGTCCAAATTTAAGAGACTTACTTCCAGAATCACCTTCAAAAAATGCTGCCCCAAGTTGTTCAGAATATGGGGTTGTGGGTGTTTCAACAGGTTTAATAGGAATTCTTCAGGTTAATGAAATTATCAAAATCATTTTAAAAAAAGGTGAAATTTTAGATGGGAAGATTTTAATTTTTGATCTATTAAATATGAATATGAAAAAATTACATCTAAAAAGTGATCACTTAAATAAAGTAATAAAAAATTTGTCTCAGTATGAGGGGTTTTATAATAGCGATGAATATTGTGAGAAAAATATTGAAATCAAAAGCATTAATGCTAATGCATTTAAAAGCTTATACAAAGCAAAACCCAACAAAATTCTTTTAATTGATGTTAGAGAAAATGAAGAATTTTCTACTTATGCAATAGAGGGATCTATATCAATTCCTTTAAGTAACTTGAACCAAGAATCTGATTTAAAATTAATTCAAAAAGAAAGTTTAAGTAAAGAAGTTTTCACTATATGTAAATCGGGGAAACGTTCTGAAAAAGCTTCAATAATCTTGTCTAAATTCAAAATTCAGTCAAGATCTGTTGAAGGCGGCATTGAAAAGGTAAAAAAAATATTGGGCAATTAATTTTTGAAAAATAGTTAGTAATCTATACCTCTTTTTAAATCAACTCCCACATTTGCATAATGCTTATGACAAACCATTTCAGAGTAAACATTAGCTAGTTCAAAGTATGAAGGTTCATTTTTACACCTCCCAGTAATTACAACTTCTGTATCTGCTGGTTTTTTTAAGAGGGTTTGATGTATTGATTCCACAGGTAGCAACTCTAAATCAACAGTTGGATTCAATTCATCTAAAATGATAGTTTTATACAAACCAGACAAAATAGCAGCTTTGGCAATTTCCCATGCTCTTTCAGCCTCAACATAATCAATTGGTTGTTGCTGACCTCTCCATACGATGGCATCTCTGCCTGAACGCAAATGATCTACTAAATGAGGATAACTCTCTCTCAAAGCTTCGATGGCAGCATCTTCGGTATAGCCATTTCCACCTTTTAACCACTGTAATATTAAAACTCTGTGACTTTTATCTTGAGATATTCCTTTACCGATAGCTTGAAGAGCCTTACCGAGTGCACTTGTGGATTTACCCTTTCCTTCACCTGTATAAATCTCAATTCCACCAATAAGACTACTTTGTCTAGTTAGTTCTGATAAGTCTCCTATCAAACGGGGTCTCATTTCTGAATGGAGTTGAGATATTCTTACCAAAGAGAGCGGGGCTGCCCTTCCAGTAATAATTATTTCTAATCCATCTGGACGATTTTGAAGAGAATCAACTACTTCATTGATATCCAGCATTCCCAAATCAAGAACTGGATTCAACTCATCAAGTACAACTACAGAATAAAGAGAACTAGCAATTGCTCCTTTAGCAATATTCCAACCTCTTTCAGCCTCGCCAACATCAAACTTTGTCACTTGTTCAGCAGAAAAGAATTCAGATCTTCCTGTCCTTACATGATCAATTAAATGTGGAAAGCCTCTTTGTAAAGCCTCTATAGCTGAATCCTCGTCATATGGCCTCTCAGGGCCTTTTAAAAATCTTAAAAGTAAAACTCTTGACTGTCTTTTTTCGCATATTCCTAATCCTATTGTCCTGAGAACTACTCCCAATGCAGCCTGACTTTTTCCCTTACCATCTCCATCATAAATATGTAATTGACCTTTTGATCTCTCTTGACTGTCACTTGCTGTGACAATTCCAATTCCTCTATTTCTACTCGTATTCGTCAATTGAACAAAATTAATAAATTTAATCTAAGATATAGATAATAATATTATTAAAGATTTAATAATAAATTCAACCTATTCATAGGTAATTTAAATTTTAAAGTAATTCGCATGTTCAATCAACTAGAAATTCTTTCTGATGAACAAAGTGAAAAGCTTTACACAATTAGAAGATACATTAAGAATCTTGATAGTGTTTGTGTTGCTTATTCCGGAGGAGTTGATAGTACATTAGTAGCATCATTAGCATTCGAGCAATTAGGTAGCAAAGCAATTGCTATAACTGGCATTTCTCCTGCATTAGCAAATACTCTTCGTGAAGAAGCAAGAAGGCAAGCAAAATGGATTGGAGTAAAGCATTTAGAAATTAAAACATCAGAATTAGACCAATCAAGTTACAGTGAGAATCCTAAGGATAGGTGCTTTACATGCAAACAAGAGCTTCATAAACATACAACCTACCTCTCAAAAAAACTTAATTACAAGATTGTTTTAGATGGAGTCAATCTGGATGATCTTAAAGATTTCAGACCAGGTATACAAGCCTCAAAACAAGCAGGAGTTATCTCTCCCCTTGCAAAATTTAAAGTCTCAAAACAAGACATTAGAGATATATCAAGAGCATTGGGTTTCCCTTGGTGGGATAAACCTGCTCAACCTTGCTTATCATCAAGATTTCCTTATGGCCATGAAATAACTAGTGAGAGGCTAAAAATGGTTGAGAAAGCAGAAGAATATCTCAAAGAATGTGGATTATCAGAGGTCAGAGTTAGATGTCAAGGCTCAACCGCAAGAATAGAAATTCCCAAAGATGAATTAAAAAA from Prochlorococcus marinus XMU1410 includes:
- the moeB gene encoding molybdopterin-synthase adenylyltransferase MoeB yields the protein MSKDIKFNFLNSDEEERYQKHLTLKEIGYEGQLNLKNSSVLCIGAGGLGSSVLLYLAAAGIGRIGIVDNDQVEKSNLQRQIIHETNTIGNLKIDSARERIKKFNPNCEILTFSERINPKNALELIKEFDVICDCSDNFGTRYLINDSCLILNKPLVFGSVQGFEGQVSVFNLYKNSPNLRDLLPESPSKNAAPSCSEYGVVGVSTGLIGILQVNEIIKIILKKGEILDGKILIFDLLNMNMKKLHLKSDHLNKVIKNLSQYEGFYNSDEYCEKNIEIKSINANAFKSLYKAKPNKILLIDVRENEEFSTYAIEGSISIPLSNLNQESDLKLIQKESLSKEVFTICKSGKRSEKASIILSKFKIQSRSVEGGIEKVKKILGN
- a CDS encoding cob(I)yrinic acid a,c-diamide adenosyltransferase, with protein sequence MTNTSRNRGIGIVTASDSQERSKGQLHIYDGDGKGKSQAALGVVLRTIGLGICEKRQSRVLLLRFLKGPERPYDEDSAIEALQRGFPHLIDHVRTGRSEFFSAEQVTKFDVGEAERGWNIAKGAIASSLYSVVVLDELNPVLDLGMLDINEVVDSLQNRPDGLEIIITGRAAPLSLVRISQLHSEMRPRLIGDLSELTRQSSLIGGIEIYTGEGKGKSTSALGKALQAIGKGISQDKSHRVLILQWLKGGNGYTEDAAIEALRESYPHLVDHLRSGRDAIVWRGQQQPIDYVEAERAWEIAKAAILSGLYKTIILDELNPTVDLELLPVESIHQTLLKKPADTEVVITGRCKNEPSYFELANVYSEMVCHKHYANVGVDLKRGIDY
- the larE gene encoding ATP-dependent sacrificial sulfur transferase LarE, whose translation is MFNQLEILSDEQSEKLYTIRRYIKNLDSVCVAYSGGVDSTLVASLAFEQLGSKAIAITGISPALANTLREEARRQAKWIGVKHLEIKTSELDQSSYSENPKDRCFTCKQELHKHTTYLSKKLNYKIVLDGVNLDDLKDFRPGIQASKQAGVISPLAKFKVSKQDIRDISRALGFPWWDKPAQPCLSSRFPYGHEITSERLKMVEKAEEYLKECGLSEVRVRCQGSTARIEIPKDELKNFFNKYNFSELVQYFSNLGFNCTSLDLEGLVSGKLNR